GAAGCATGCTGGCGGATGATTTCAGCCCCAACAGGCTGGAAGCTGCAAAGAACGCAGCGCTTCAGTTCGTGGGCAGAGTTCCTAGGGACAGCAAGCTTGCACTGATGAGCTTCTCGGGAACAGCGTTCCTGAAACAAAGGCTTACAGGTGATTTTGAGCTTATCAGGGAAGAGATAAACAAGATACGCGTGGAGTATTCATCCGGAACTGCTATCGGGGATGCCATAATATCAGCAAGCAATGCCCTCATGGAAGAGGAAAAAGCAAGGGTAATTGTCCTTCTTACAGACGGGCAGAGCAATGTGGGAACTGTAATCGAAAAGGCAATAAATTATGCCAATGACAGGTTTGTAACGGTTAATACAATCGGGATAGGTACAGAAGAAGGAGGGAAGCTGGCAGGAATTGAAGCTGTTTCGGTGCTTGATACCGGGCTGCTGCGCTCTGTTGCGGGCAATACAGGGGGCAATTTCTACAGGGCAGAAAGCAATGATGAGATTATTGCAGCATATAATGAAATCGCGAGGACATCTAGGAAAAAGATGCCTATAAAGCTTTCAATATGGCTGATAGCATTAACTTTCTTAACGCTTTCACTGGAATGGATAGTGGTTAACACTAAGTTCAGGAGCACGCCTTAAAGCTGTGCCTATCAAAATTTTTATAAATCATGCTGGGATAATAATTTTTGGAGGGAGAAACCATGGCTAAAAAACCGACCAAATCAGCTAAAGAGCAGAGCAGCAGCAAGGATGAGCAGGTAGGCTTTCATAAGGGGGCGTTAAGCACGCTTGCCAAAGAGAGGGACGAGATGCTCAAGATACTGAAAATAGTTGAGCAGCTAATGCAGCTTCATGTAAGGTCATTGAAAGACCTGGGGATAGATTTGGAGAAGCAGGCAAAGGAAGCAGCCAAGGATAAAGGCGGGAAAAAGAAAAAGCCGAAGCCCATCGAGGATCTATTGGGATAGATGTTTTCTTTTTACTGTTTCGGCCATAGAAACATCTCGGCCAGGCACAGGAATACTATAGAATTCACCAGGGAGCCTGAGCTAAGCGCTAAAGGAGACTGTATAGTGGGAGTCAGGGCTGACTTTGATTATGAAAGGCTCAAGGATTTTGTTAATCAGAATAAAGCCAGGAAAATCGAATGCGAGATAAATGCAGCAGGGCTGAAGGATGTGCTCAGTTTTTATCTTAATGCGGAATTTTCTGACAGGGAAGAAATAGTAATCAGGAAAACTGATTTCAAAAGCCCAAGGACACTGGGAATAAAAGCCGATAAGGCTGCAAAGGACATTAAAAGAGAGCTGGCTGAAAAGATTAGGGATAAAAACAGAAAAATAAAGGTTATTTTCACGGGGCATAGTCATGAAAAAGAAGACATTAAGCAAGAGAGAGATAAAAGACATAAATGAAAAAATTTCAAAATATGGCTTCCAATTCGGAAAGAAGGAATTTGCTGAGCTGGCTGAGGATGAAAAGCATAAATTCCTTAAAGCGGATAAGGCGCTGTTTTTTTATGTTGACGGGGAATGGGTGCCTTCCCTGAAAGCTTTGCTTTCGGGCAGGGTAGGGCTGAAGAAAGTTACTGTTGACATGGGCGCAGTGAAATTTGTTGTCAACGGCGCTGATATAATGAGGCCTGGAATCGTGGAAATCGAGGATAATATTTCTGAGAATGAAATTGTTGAAATAGCTGATGTGGATAACAAAAAGCCCCTGGCTGTCGGCAGGGCGCTGTTCGGCTCCCCGGAAATGAAAGAAAAGAAGGAAGGCAAAGCTGTCAAGAACCTTCATTTTATCGGCGATGACATATGGCAAGCTTAAATTATCTGAAAATCAGCTTATTTGCAGGCATAAGCTGTTTTAGCTGCTGGCCCTCAATCTCCTGTTTTTCGGGACATAATTGAGAATCTTGTTATCGACGGCTTTTCCGCAGCCAAGGAAATCTCTTTTATGCCTTAGCAGGACAAATCCCCTGCTATCTATTTTTTTACTGATATCGATGCCCCCCAGCCATTCTTTAGCCTCTTTTTCATCCAGCTCTATGATATTTTTGCTGTCTTTGCCTATTAATTGAGAGCCTTCAATGCTCAGCCTAATCTGGCTGCTGCTTATTTCACCAAAATAAAGCCCGAGGCTGTTAATCCTAAGATTAGCCATATCAATTCCGGAGATGGCCCCTGTTATTAAGAAAATCCTGCTCTTATTGTTCATCAGAAAAACATAGCCAAGGCTTTTTTCAAAGCCAAACTGCCTTTTCAGGAGGGCGCTTATTTTTTTTATTTCTTTTTTGTTCAGTATCTTTAAGCTCTGCATCATACTCCCCATACAATATTTTGCTGCCTCTTGATTTCCGCTATTTCCTTCAAAACCATCTTCTGGTCTTCTGAGAGCATGTCTTTCAGCCGCTTGAACTTACGAAAATCCTCCTCGGGCATGTCTGAATAGAGGATATCCCCCTCGTTAACCTGCCTGCCGAATGTTATGTTGGGCAGGGATATCGCCACCTGTTTTTTCTTCCCTGCTTTCTCTACAGCCTCTTTTTCTGCCTGGATGCTTTTTACGGAGGAAAGCGCATTTCCTGATTTGGACATCAGGGGTGTGTTTGACCTTAGCACGCCCGCCACAACCTCGACGCCAAAGATAGCGGGGCTGCTCTGCCTGAAGACATACCCTTTCAGGATTTCGAGCTTGCAGGGCTGCACGAGGTTTTCCAGCTGCTCTGCCTCTTTTTTCCTTTTCTCCTGCCCGAGCCATTCCTTATACCTGTCGATGATATCATAGATTACAGGCGAGTTTATTATCTTAACACGCTCGTCGCACAATCCTGAGATATCTTTTACATTAAAGCCGAGTATTGCTGATGTGAAAGGGTCTGATTCGTAGTTTGATGCAGCGTCTGAAATGTCTTTTTTTGTTATGTTGCCTATATTTGCCTTCCTTATCTCTATGCCTTCTTTCTTGAGCAGCTTAATCAGTGCTTCAAGGCTGCCTAGAGAATCTGCCTTGACAACAACTCCGCTGCGGCTGGTCTCGATTATTACCTCTTCGACCTGCTGCTGGACATTTTCTTTTACCTGCCCTATGTTTTCCGGTGTTGCCTTTATCACGGGCATGCCTGCTACTGCTGCATCTATGTCCGGAGCAACAATTTTTACTCCTATGGCTGCATGCACCTTTTTCACAGGACTGAACCTTGACTTCTTATCGCGCATCTCTGCCAGAGGGGCCGGCTCAAACAAGCCGCGCACCTTAGTAACTATGGGCTCATTTAATCCTCCTATTACAATAGTGTCGTTGACTTTCAGGCTGCCGTCATGGATTATCACGTCTATGCTTTTGCCTATGCCTTTTTCTTCCTTGACTTCCATGATTATCCCTTTTGCATTGCCCCCTACGTCGCATTTCAGGCACTGCTCGAGATATTTCTGGGCTAACCCTGCAATTACCATCAGCATCTCTGCTATGCCCTCTCCTGTTTGTGCACTTGTGGGGACTATTGCTACCTGTTTTGTATAATCTTCCACGCGGTCAAACCTTTCTGCATTCAGGCCGTATTCAGACATCTTTGCCACTATATTGTATAGCTTTGCCTCGATTTCCTGCACAGCCTGCGGATTCTGTGAAGCTATATCAGCGATAAGAGATTCTTTGTTTCTTTTCCAGCCATGAAGCAGGTCTATTTTATTTGCAGCGATTATGAACGGGGTCTTGTACTGCTTCAGAATCCCTATTGATTCGATTGTCTGCGGCTTTATACCCTCCCTTATGTCTATGACGAGGACAGCTATGTCTGCCAGGTTGCCGCCCCTTTTCCTTAAGTTAGTGAACGCTGCATGGCCAGGGGTGTCTATGAATAACAAGCCGGGAATGGTAAACTCCATTTTCAGCGCCTGAAGCAGGCTGCCGCAGATTTTTTTTATCACTTCCAGCGGGATTATCGATGCGCCTATGGCCTGGGTTATTGCACCGGCTTCAGAGCTTGTTATAGCGGTACCCCTAATCTTATCCAGGATCGAACTTTTTCCGT
This genomic window from Candidatus Woesearchaeota archaeon contains:
- a CDS encoding DUF371 domain-containing protein, with translation MFSFYCFGHRNISARHRNTIEFTREPELSAKGDCIVGVRADFDYERLKDFVNQNKARKIECEINAAGLKDVLSFYLNAEFSDREEIVIRKTDFKSPRTLGIKADKAAKDIKRELAEKIRDKNRKIKVIFTGHSHEKEDIKQERDKRHK
- the infB gene encoding translation initiation factor IF-2; its protein translation is MATRSPICTVIGHVDHGKSSILDKIRGTAITSSEAGAITQAIGASIIPLEVIKKICGSLLQALKMEFTIPGLLFIDTPGHAAFTNLRKRGGNLADIAVLVIDIREGIKPQTIESIGILKQYKTPFIIAANKIDLLHGWKRNKESLIADIASQNPQAVQEIEAKLYNIVAKMSEYGLNAERFDRVEDYTKQVAIVPTSAQTGEGIAEMLMVIAGLAQKYLEQCLKCDVGGNAKGIIMEVKEEKGIGKSIDVIIHDGSLKVNDTIVIGGLNEPIVTKVRGLFEPAPLAEMRDKKSRFSPVKKVHAAIGVKIVAPDIDAAVAGMPVIKATPENIGQVKENVQQQVEEVIIETSRSGVVVKADSLGSLEALIKLLKKEGIEIRKANIGNITKKDISDAASNYESDPFTSAILGFNVKDISGLCDERVKIINSPVIYDIIDRYKEWLGQEKRKKEAEQLENLVQPCKLEILKGYVFRQSSPAIFGVEVVAGVLRSNTPLMSKSGNALSSVKSIQAEKEAVEKAGKKKQVAISLPNITFGRQVNEGDILYSDMPEEDFRKFKRLKDMLSEDQKMVLKEIAEIKRQQNIVWGV
- a CDS encoding DUF1947 domain-containing protein → MKKKTLSKREIKDINEKISKYGFQFGKKEFAELAEDEKHKFLKADKALFFYVDGEWVPSLKALLSGRVGLKKVTVDMGAVKFVVNGADIMRPGIVEIEDNISENEIVEIADVDNKKPLAVGRALFGSPEMKEKKEGKAVKNLHFIGDDIWQA
- a CDS encoding VWA domain-containing protein, with translation MEITFINQDYLWLLFIIPFLILTHFYGLKFSRKKAIKFANFEALSRVTGGMKLSMNLPLLLLRFFTLVFLIMALSQPIIWYMGEGGDFNFVIAIDSSGSMLADDFSPNRLEAAKNAALQFVGRVPRDSKLALMSFSGTAFLKQRLTGDFELIREEINKIRVEYSSGTAIGDAIISASNALMEEEKARVIVLLTDGQSNVGTVIEKAINYANDRFVTVNTIGIGTEEGGKLAGIEAVSVLDTGLLRSVAGNTGGNFYRAESNDEIIAAYNEIARTSRKKMPIKLSIWLIALTFLTLSLEWIVVNTKFRSTP